A segment of the Lycium ferocissimum isolate CSIRO_LF1 chromosome 10, AGI_CSIRO_Lferr_CH_V1, whole genome shotgun sequence genome:
TTAGAGGCCATCCAATTAAATTGACCTTGCTCGATAAAATGATTATTAGCCGATAAAAAACGCCCATACTAATTTTACAAGTTAATTAGCCCATTTATTGATAGcccataataaaaaaaaaaaactattaaaaaaacCGAAGTAAAACTTTACCTTTTCAAAAACCGAATTGAACTTTAACTAATTAGGTGTGATGTTGAATTTACTTTCAAAAAACCAAAAGCAATATATTAGTccaattaaataaattatgaaCTAATATAATtgggttaattatttaaatccaataaatatggatttaattgaAAAATGATACTATAAATTTGTCGCCACACCTGAGATATTGcccagaaattgaagaaaaactaaacaaaaattttgtaacaatttagaagaaaacacaaaaagcagaaagaaagaacaaaagacTATGACCACAAGATATCTATTGGTAATGATACTCGGCGTCTATGACTGTAAATCACTTTTGAGATTTGAGttgaacatatttttttttttttggactttcAATTGTAGAACACACAAAAGTAGAAAAATAGAATTGCAGCTCTTTTCTTATGAATGAATCTTACTAAATAAGCCCCCTACCTTAGTGTTTATAGCAATGTCAAAGGAGAATGTCCAGCATGTgattgggattttttttttttttttttgaacgaCAGGGGATTCATTACTTAACACCGTCGTAAAgacacaaaattaaaaaaaaaaaaaaaattaaaaatgaatcACAGTTCTAgcttttcccctttttgtcaAATCAAAATCTATTTACAATGAAAAGGTTAAGAAAATACATTTGCAACCAACAAcgacatacccaatgtaattcAACAAGTGTATTCCAGGGAGGGTGGTCTAGAGAGACTGTCTACGATAGGCCCACGGCTGAAGTAAATCGTACAATAGAGAATAAGTCATCATGTTGAAAATAATATAGAAAGAACAGTACCAATAAcaaataatacgataatcgaAGCAAAGTAAACGAATATTTCatctgttccaatttatgtgacgcatttttctttttagtatgTCTCAAAAAGGATGtcactttttttatatttagaggcaatttgattttatgagatgatttataaccataAAGTTCCTTTgaaccataaatttcaaaaaagttcattttttcttaaactctgtgtcaagtcaaatagcaccacataaattgagacacaGATGTTAGATAATACTAAAATTGAAGAATAAGATAGTAGAcgagtaataataataataataataataataataataataataataataatactgaaATCTAGACAACGCTGGACTTGCTAGTAAAACAATATTGTATTTGATAGACTTAAAATTCACATATTTAAGAGCCTTATCTTTAGAGGTCTATTAGGGTTGTTTCCACAGCTACTACAACGTCAATTGACCTCTGATGTAGCGTCTAGTCTTCTTCATCCTTATCTTTAGatcaatttccaaatttcaacTTGCAAATGTATGAACTAAATTAATTGTAATAGGGATTTTTAGATTCCCTATTACTTCCATCTTCGGTTTTATTGAGCTATGTTTAACGATTATTGATGCAGAGAAGCATTTTGCGATCATACACACCGGTGAAGGGTTTTTAGGTAATTTGACAAATCCACGTGATTTGTACAAGAAATCAAAATGatccttccctttttttttttttttttttttgcctttctcATCAGCCCGACTATATCCGTATTCGCGTCGCGTTGGCTTCATTCGGGAGGAGTGCTCCCTACCAAGGATTTTATAAGGGTTGGATTATTTGAGTACTTCATATATACCACGTAACTGAAAAAATGATCATTTTAGTCTTTTATATATACCACGTAACCGGAAATAGTCTTTAatttgtagaaaaagtaattatTTAAGTACTTGGTATGTACagatccaggattttcattcagggcgttcgaaaaaaaaaagagctaaatatacactataattttttgccgagagttttcaaaagttaatatatgcacataaacacagaaaatttaccctatatatacactgtaattttttaccgagagtgttcggatgaacaccctcgaCATCACATAGATCCGCCCATGTGCACCACGTAACTGAAATAGTCCTTAACGAATAGAAAAGTTATTATTTTAGGCCTTCATGTATACCATATGTCTAATATAGTTTTTAATGTATGAAAAATTGATATTTTAGTCATAAACCTTAAAATTAACAGTTCAagttaaaaaaattgttaagtTTAACTAGTCGCTCACATGAGGGAAGCGAAAACTGCCATTTTCCTCCCACCACCACCGTGTGCCAACAGTGGAGAGTGCATTTTCTTACTTTCCttataatatagtttttgttCTTGCAGCAAGAGACATGGTGGGGTTATGAGATCAAAGGCAAAAACATACATTGATTATTGGTACAAGAATTTGCATTAAAGGCAGCAAAAGTTGATCTTTCTTCTCatcatataaattttgtttGTGAAGGAAAAATTTCGCTcccattttttatgtttttatactGCTCATGTGAATCGTTGATCAAAATTAATAGATTTTCTTATTTGCACCATCACTTTCAAGGTTTAAAACTAGAATGATTCTTTTTTTCATATACTAAGGACTCTTTCAATTATGTGGTATTAGTATATATGAAGGACTAAAGCTATCACTTTTTCTATACATTAAGAACTattttgattatgtgatatgtATGAAGGACTAAAATAATCAATTTGTATATATTAAGCACTATTTTAATTACGTGATATATATTAATGACTAAGTCCAACTCTCATATATTAAAGACCAATTTGATTATTTTCTCGCCAAAAATGTTAAATCTGATAActctatttgaaatttttgttgAATTTAGGACTTCGGACCAAAGGTATCACCTTTTGACATATATCAAAGACTATATTTATCAAGGAAAATATATGGaggaccaaaataagataacCTCAATACATTAAGGATCGTTTTGATCATTTTTACCTATGGTCCAATGcattatatgtatttattaagATTAACACGTTTGAATTTGAATACACATCTGAATATTAAAATGTGCATTTAGACTTAGATGTCTGAATCTGAAcacaaatttaaatattaaaatattatacaaatatctgattactaaataattataattgattGTTTTCTCAACatctgaatatataaaattagtctttatataaaaaataataaatatttaattcaaataaaatactaTATTTAGCTAATATTAGatcaacaaatattttttttaaaaattatatggCGGTTGGTAGTGATAATGGTAGAGGTGGTAGGTATGTGTTGGTCGTAAGTAGTAAGTTAGTGGTGGTAATGACTAACAATAGTggttttggtggtagttggtgATGACAGTTGATGATTGTGGTGTATGATAGTAATAGTTAATGGGGGTTATTATAGTGTCAATTATTAGTAGTGTTGGTGTTTGTTGTGGTAATGGTTGTTAGTAGCAATGATTATGGTTGTAGCTAGCGATGGTGACAACTGATTGTGGTGATTAATTGACGATGATTGTGGTTGAGGATGATGGTTGTGGATAGTGATAGTTATTTAGTTAATAATGATGGGCAATGAGGCCGACAACATATCTTGATCCATCGGTAGCAGAGCCACTGAGAGAATGAATGACATTAACAATCGTTTTAGAAGTAGCGCTTTGCTAGCCTGACGCTCAAAATAAGGCAGAAACCCATCcctcttttgaaaactaattAACTAACGACCCACCATGCAAGGGCAGGTTGCGCGGTAGTAGCCAGTTCAAAGAAGTGAAACTAAGACATAAACCTTCCCCTTTTTTTGACTTAAGTAAGGCAACATAAGTTAACAGTGAAAGTGAACGCACTATGAAGTAATGATGAACTGTCATTTTTGTAGAAATTCTTAAATATacatcttaatgatattaagacgaCTTTTTTATAAATCTTAATTATTCAGATCTATCAAATGATtgtcaaatatttatataaaaacatacacttaataattaatatatgattaattaagatttagatttaaaaaataaatatatttaatgatTGAGATTTGAATAATTAAGATCAAAATCTTCGTCAGGTGAGAACAAATGAGAATTAAGGGGAAGAGGTAGCAATTAGGGCTGTTCTAGACCGAATCGTAACCGATAACTCAACCGCAGAGTTGGCATATTGGCTTATTGGTATTGGGTTGTCGGATTAATGGCTGGTGAACagattaaaattttatagttAACGGCATATCGGTGCGGGGACGGATTACTCACTTTTCTTATCGGGTAGACCGTTAACTCGTTAAGAATTatcatatttacatttttacttctaaatatgtaaaatatattgTAAACCCTAAAGCAAAAGCCCCATTCAATATTCTATTCTATTCACTTAGCTTATTTCTTGAGTTGGTTGTGACGATTTCGTGAGAGATTTGTTAAAGTTTTAAGCTTTATTATGTTGGAAttttacttcttcttcatcaaagGATTGTAGCTTTAGTGTATACATTTCATGGTTTTTCTTACCACAGTgattaaaattaataaactCACACCATGCCTGAAAATATACAAAAACAGTAGTGCAAAAGAATTGGatgttgtgattttaatttTGTCAATGGAAGATAGATTAcatgttattattctaattttcaTTGTCTCTTAGATTTAATCGATACACCGTTCGGTAATCATCCGATAATCGCTAACCGGATATCTTATAGGTTGGCTAGCGGATTAGTACATTTAAAAGCCGATAACCGAAAAGCCAAATCGTTAAGCGTAATTATCCACCTGATCCGTCCGATAAGCAGCCCTTACTAGCAATAGAGAGAAACCTTTTAATCACACTAAAACTCCATTAGTTCCTTAGTTTAGAGGCGGTTCTAGAATTTGTAAAATACGGTGGCATCATTAAAAACgtagaagaaaatattaagtGGGAATTAATCCTTTTAGGTGAATAACTCAACAATCAACTAAATGCACTATTTTGTTTTAAAGCATGATTGTCAACAAATATTATGTGTTagattaatttttaaaagtatATACATAAAACCATGAATTTACATGCACCTTAATTTGAGCCTAAATCCACCCCTGGTTTAAACAAACCCCCCAAAAAGTTATTGTTTTCATACTGCCCCAGTACACCAAAATGGTATCcaacaaataattaattgtaATTAATAAACACGTGATGATGATTACCGTGCACCTTTATCCTTAATTAAGCCACCAAATCCACAACCTGGTTCTTTCTTTATTGgaatgacatttttttaaagattGAAGAATTAGCCACCCActtaatatattatattaagtTCTTTATCTCCAAAAAGAATGGTATGAGAAGTTCTTTCTAGAGgtcattttttaaagttttagataatACGTGGCCATTTGTCCATGAAATTTACTGTTCGTCTTTTAGATGGGCTCATTCGGTACTCATTTTAGTTCCCGAAAATACCCTTATGCTTGTAGCACCTTCAGTTATTATTGACTCTAAATTTGCCATCCTCTTGATAGGttcacttaatatatttttatttgaaaaaaggtCCAAACTTACGTTTGTACTTTGCGAAATGGTCAATGTTTGCCCTCAATTTAAAATTATGCTAATTATGATCTTGTcgttacaaaactgacatatttTGCTTTTATTTGCCAACAGCTAACGAAGCTATTatatatcaaaagaaataaTCTAAAACTGCCTCTGTGATTTACGAAGTTATGCAAAATTGCACCTTTATTTGTTTGGTTCACGAGCTGTTTTATGTTACTTATATTCGTGAgcatttatttaaggaaaataacactctatgtttatttggagaaaatatttacccgaaatGACCCATATTTCTAATATTACCTGAAATGActcttttatacattattataaacTTTTGTACAAGATTTATACATTGTCTACAAtaagtgtataatgttgtatatcgtgtgtataCACGCTGTTGCAAAAAAAAGTTGGCTTTCTTTggtgtaaattaaaaatagggtaaaaatcattttagtcctccaatttttctttaaaaatcaaagaCCTCCCCCAACATTGAACAATCGACATTTTCATCCTATTATCTCAACTTCTATGCCATTGATCggtaattttatattatttgacCAATCATCAAAGGGGTAAAAGGGAATttcacttatattttttttattaattagtgAGTACCCTAATtaagaatatataaatttttcacAGTTTCCTCCGTCAATTAATTCTAACGCTTTCTGCCgtcttcaatttttctccatAGCCAGAGCAGTTCTTCATATTTCCGGAGAACCTTTCAAACCCTTGTAACCTTCATATTTCCAGAGAACAATTGTTTATTAGGGTTTGAAAGGTTCTCTGAAAATATGAAGAACTGCTTTGGTTatggagaaaaattgaagacGGCAGAAAGTGTTAGAATTAATTAACTGAGGAAACTAtagaaatttatatattattaattagagtactaactaattaattaaaatgttaaGTGAAAATTCCTTTTACTCCTTTAATGACAAtcaaataatataaagttatCGGTCAATGTACGAAAGTTGAAATAAGGGGATGAAAATGTTGATTATTGTTCAATGTTGGGGGAGatctttgatttttaaagtaaaattggaggactaaaatgatttttacccattaaaaatatgactatgtggatgtaatattttatattggaTTGTATTTATTGAAATTATCCTTCTATTTAATATGAgatatataattttttgtaGTTAATTCAGTGTGTTTCCTGCTTTCATATTATAACTATGTTCAGAAAAAATAAGCtcgttttataaaaaaaattgacatgcTAGATAACTTGGTAATCTTCTAAATGTTACACATGTAATACGACTTTTTTTCCCCCCAGTAAATTCTTAATCCTTTATCTAATTTTCACCAAAGGAGTAATGCATGAAATACCTCAcataattatttcattttagcaaagaaataatcaaatatacgaGGGCAATTTGGGTATTTCTTAGTCAATTGATCACTTTTAGATAATAATAGCGTGAAAGGACAGAAAAGTTTTTGACTGATGGAATGAAGTGAGAGCCGAGAGGCGACTGAAAATATAAATTCGCAACAACGACTTTTTAAGATTATGTCACAAACACTTCTCATAGTAATGAGAAGTTAATCACATTTAAGCTCTTTAATTAGTtcttaccaaaaaaagaaatatggCTTGGGGAGTGATGAGTGAACAGATATGCGGTTGGGGAATGACAAAAGAAGGATGGAGAAAGGGACCTTGGACTGCTGAAGAAGATACATTGCTCATTGAATATGTAAAATTGCATGGTGAAGGCAGGTGGAGTTCTGTTGCTACTGTTGCcggtaaaaaagaaaaatattgcacaatattttatgttttcaagAGTCCAATATGCACATTTGGCCTCGATTAATTCAGATTTGTGCCCGCGTAATATTCATTAAGAGTGAAAGCATTGATCTTCATATCTAAAACTAGAACATGAGATCTCTGGCTAAAGGTTGAGGGATCTTACACAATAATATGTTACTATTTCTGTTTTCAACTTGTTTTTCATCACTTCATACAATAAAAATCCTACTAATATATATTTCATCAAGAAAAGGGTCTTTttctgttttgaaaaataaatacaagtgATACATTGATACTTATACGTATTACATCAAAATTAGATgcaaattcaagatttgaattaTATTGGTTTCTACAACGAGTTTAAGCTAATACTATAACAATAACTggattataataaaatatttacatatatttagtgAATTAAATTCATGTGTACCCGCAATAAACCCTCTTTGATCTACCTCTGATTGAGATGGGCCTAAATGGAGTTACATAGAAAATGAGAATTCATATAACATATTCAACTTATATAGTAGCATTAAAGAGTAGTTATTGTTATACACCGAATATTTATGGCACAATACATAAACAAGCCCTTTAACTTGGCGCGAGTTGACAACTATGACCTTAAACTTTGTtagtgcacaagtaggcacttAAACTTACCAAAAGTTGAACATATAAACACATATGCTGACGTGTGTGGTAGTGACATAACACTAAAAAAAGTGTGTGCACGTCGGTCAATTCACATCATCATTTGTGTTCACATGTTCGACTTTTAGCAAGTTTAAGTGTCTACTTGCGCTTGTTAAAGAAAGTTTAAAGTCGTAATTCTTAAGCAACAAGGCCAGAAGTTAAAGGACTTGTTTATGTGTTTTGTCAATATTTATATTGGGTACCTGGTTCATATTGCAGGATTGAAAAGGAATGCAAAAAGCAGTAGGTTGAGATGGGTGAATTACTTAAGGCCAGACCTGAAAAGGGGACAAATTACACctaatgaagaaaaaataattctaGAGCTCCATGCTAAATGGGGGAACAggtcttttttttattttttttttctctctcaaaaGAAAGTATTTTGGACATTCTTGAAAGTTTTAGATGTTTCATAAGCATAATCTTCAATAATAACTTGACGAAAATAAATATAGGCGGGCAACTATAGCTAGAAACTTGGAAGGGAGAACTGACAATGAGATCAAGAACTATTGGAGAActcatttcaagaaaaagacCAAACACTCGAATGACAAATTCGAAAAATCAAACGCTCGTCATATAAAAAGACAACAATTaaagcagcagcagcagcaacaacaacaacagaaaTCAAACACTGAAACTGATACAACTAGTGTCGTGCCattcaacaacaagaaaaactACTATCCCTCCATCCTAAACAAGTTGGGAAACAGAACCCTACCGTTACTCGACAAAAGTGAGAATAGAATACCAACTGCGCCTCAAGGGAACCAAGAAATGGACATTTTGTACCCAAATATAGCCGATGATCAGGAGCAAGATGATTTAATTTACTCCATGCTCAATGACTTTACTCCTGTGCCTGTGCTAGAATCTTCATCGAATGAAAACATCAATTGGGATGGCTTATGGAACTTGGAGAATTTCCAATGCAATTTCAGCACTGCAACTTATTAATACTCCTCCTCCTCATGATCTAGAAACTATGGCTACTCCTTTTTATTGAATTCTAAGTAAGTGTTTGTATAACATTTGCTCGaagttgaaaaagaaatatttgaagttgagAAAGAGTTTTTGGAAGTTAAAGCTATGTTTGAATGTTAAGTTTTACTGTATTTTTATTGGAAAATTTTATTATGTGCGAGACACAAATGTGATGTGGAAGACAAAACTTGTGTGAGTCTCCTTTCATATTTTGCCAAGTGGATTTTGGGCCCCACTTCAACAAAAATTGGCCAAAAACTCGTCCCTGCATAATTACTTGCGTGAAGGAGAAATATAAACATGAAAAGTGGAAGATGGTGGGTGCACTGTCAGCACACTCTTTCACGTATTTTCCTTACTTCTCTTCTTTTGTACTTATCACTTGTATgcttctcctcttcttcttctttttttgtttttttatttctatgatCTTATCTTCTATTCGTAAAATTATATTGATGCTAGCCAAAGCTTTtgaatttttctcttatttttcccaATGTATTCACCGATTGTGTTTCCAATATATGCAAAAGACTgaactttctttttatttttggaaaattaaatGTAGTTCTAGATTTGACAATAAATATAGAATTAAAAGCAAAATTAGAAAAGTGAAGTTTCAAGTAATACCAGAGTTTCTAAGTAGGCATTTgaccatgaaaatcaaatatttttcactttatttggcattttggagttggaattgaagataaagttgtgtttggttaagtttttgtaaagaatatttgattgtttgaatgtgttgaaagtgaaaacaagtttttgagtgttttttaaatttcaaatacaacttcaaattgtatttgaaatttctatCTATGGTGTGcctaatttaattttatatatatatatatatatatatatatatatacgttaattttcaaataaagtgaaaacgattttcgaaaaaaaagtgaaaaattctcactGAAATTTTGCTTCATCATTGTCATGCTTATTATATGACATTAACAAtcatcttcatatttttttttctttatgtaATTTTAATCTAAAAGTAATTTACAAGTTTTAGGAACTGAAATAAATTACAACTAAAATCTTAATAGTGTGCACTTATTAGTGAATGTTAAGAATAAAATtcagaaaacaaagaaaaaaaagaaagaaatttgagGTAGTCTCAAtccattttttctattttattttagacGTGAACGTGAAGATTTGAtgtaaaagtgaagaaaaataaataatgaaatagaAAACCAAAAGAAATGTAGGTAAGAGACAGAGTGCTGACAGCGGACCCATCAATTCCACATGGCATATTTTGAGAGGAATATCACACAACAATTGTCTGCCCAGTTGGTGTGCCTCGTCCATGATAaaatttctctatttttttttattatacaaAAGAGAGTTTCGACATGTGTGCTTTTTGCCATTGCTagaaaaggctaagggcaatATTGGACTTCTGTTAAAAATAGTATCAAACGACTTGTCTtatggtctttaatatttggcaGGTCAGCTTAATTAGTTATTTGGACTGTACATACCTCCAGAAAAAGCCCACCCATTCCATTTAAATTACAAATTATGCCCTAAATTGAAATGCCATGGAATATGGTGGGGCCATATAACTTTTCACATTGACATGTGCAGGGGCGGATCCACACCATTGGGTGTGGGTTCGCCCACAACTTTTATATACGAACCTTGTATTTACTGATGTGAAACCCtttaaatatataagaaatttgaagcCGAGAACCCGGTAAACGATCCACATGACAACTATTTTTGCGAAACCTTTCATATACATCCGAGGGAACCCACAAGcttcaaatcctggatccgcctctggaCATGTGCTAACGGGCAAATCACAGGAATGACCTTATtatggggtgatctttaatttttgtccttcaaattagtagtctttaatttttattctttgCCTAATACTATGAGATTTGAATTCttgctcagttaaaaaaaagtgCTAGACAGAGTTTTATAACAAacttaggcctattcgggctaAAGTTAGGCCTGCAAGCATAATTTTACCTGCTTCAGGCAGAGTTTagcatgcaaaactctgccttgcgaatccaagtTTTACCaggcgaattttttttaaattcttcatTGAGCAAGAGTTCGAACCAGGAACCTATATGTTTTAGGTGacggaaaaaaattaaagaccaacaatttaaggggcaaaaattaaagaccagtgcatttgaagggcactccgcACAAAAGAATGTGTACTAACAGATCATACTATTTTAATTTAGTTTCCTCCATATGTTTCCCATTGGAATTTGGTGAAGGgtaaataatttttcacttGAATATGGTGAATGGTAAATACTTACAATCTATATCCAGGTTTATATCGAATTATGTAAATTTAATATAGTTAAGCAATTTAGTGAGGTtataattaatcatgattaaatactaaaagtaaataaatgtcacagattcctttttttctttttagttttcccttatatatatatatatatatatatattttattttattttattttatttttttacttgttcattttagaaaatcaagagagAGTTATTAGTTTCGTCTAATATTAAATTTAATCATTAAGTAACAAGTCAAACTTAGA
Coding sequences within it:
- the LOC132034754 gene encoding MYB-like transcription factor EOBI, translating into MAWGVMSEQICGWGMTKEGWRKGPWTAEEDTLLIEYVKLHGEGRWSSVATVAGLKRNAKSSRLRWVNYLRPDLKRGQITPNEEKIILELHAKWGNRRATIARNLEGRTDNEIKNYWRTHFKKKTKHSNDKFEKSNARHIKRQQLKQQQQQQQQQKSNTETDTTSVVPFNNKKNYYPSILNKLGNRTLPLLDKSENRIPTAPQGNQEMDILYPNIADDQEQDDLIYSMLNDFTPVPVLESSSNENINWDGLWNLENFQCNFSTATY